The following are encoded together in the Citrus sinensis cultivar Valencia sweet orange chromosome 1, DVS_A1.0, whole genome shotgun sequence genome:
- the LOC102625400 gene encoding pentatricopeptide repeat-containing protein At5g19020, mitochondrial, which yields MIKSLKFKPSIPFLALKPPNLKCVSGISSETPLDHFHSVFNSQKANLQNSDYELALVSALRYCSVHIAVSQGQQIHSLIFKSGLESNTFIQNSLINLYAKCGLISQAKSMFDSCSTLDPVACNIMISGYIRNDRLNDAREVFDKTPIKCCVSYTSMIMGFAQNDCWREALEVFRDMRILGVIPNEVTLASVISSSVHLGGIWECRMLHGLVIKLMIDGFVIISTNLLNMYCVCSSLVEARSLFDEMKERNIVSWNVMLNGFAKAGLVELARELFERIPSKDVVSWGTMIDGYLQVERLSEALTMYRAMLCDGIAPNDVMIVDLISACGRAMAFGEGLQIHSIIVKAGFDCYDFIQATIIHFYAACGRINLARLQFELGIKDHIASWNALVAGFIRNGMIEDARQLFNNMQKRDVYSWSAMISGYAQNEQPNMALELFHGMVDAGVKPNEITMVSVFCAIASLGTLKEGRWAHEYVLNNSITLNDNLSAAIIDMYAKCGSNNTALEVFYHIRDRTTSVSPWNAIICGLAMHGDANLTLKIYSDLEKRNIKLNSITFIGVLSTCCHAGLVDLGERYFKSMKSVYNVEPDLKHYGCMVDLLGRAGRLEDAEEVIRSMPMKADVVIWGTLLAASRIHGNVEVGERAAKSLAGLQPSHGPSRVLLSNIYADAGRWEDAFSIRKEMRDCGMKRLPGFSGVV from the coding sequence ATGATCAAATCTCTCAAATTCAAACCCTCAATTCCTTTTCTTGCACTAAAACCTCCAAATCTCAAATGTGTCTCCGGCATATCCTCAGAAACCCCACTAGATCATTTTCATTCTGTCTTCAATTCCCAGAAAGCCAATCTTCAAAACTCAGATTACGAGCTGGCGCTAGTTTCAGCCCTCAGGTATTGTTCAGTCCATATCGCCGTCTCTCAAGGCCAACAAATCCATTCTTTAATCTTCAAATCAGGACTTGAATCAAACACTTTCATTCAAAACAGCTTAATTAACTTGTACGCAAAATGTGGGCTTATTTCTCAAGCCAAATCCATGTTTGATTCATGCTCTACATTGGATCCTGTGGCTTGTAACATTATGATATCTGGGTATATTAGAAATGATAGATTAAACGATGCGCGcgaagtgtttgataaaacgCCCATCAAATGTTGTGTTTCATATACTAGTATGATAATGGGGTTTGCTCAAAATGATTGTTGGAGGGAAGCGCTTGAGGTTTTTAGGGATATGAGAATATTGGGCGTGATACCGAATGAGGTGACTTTAGCCAGTGTGATTTCCAGTTCTGTGCATTTAGGTGGGATTTGGGAGTGTAGGATGCTGCATGGGTTGGTGATTAAATTGATGATTGATGGGTTTGTTATTATTTCGACAAATTTGTTGAACATGTATTGTGTTTGTTCAAGTTTGGTGGAGGCAAGGAGCTTGTTTGATGAGATGAAGGAAAGAAATATTGTTTCCTGGAATGTGATgttaaatggatttgcaaAGGCAGGGCTTGTTGAGTTGGCTAGAGAGTTGTTTGAGAGGATTCCTTCAAAGGATGTAGTTTCCTGGGGTACGATGATTGATGGGTATCTGCAAGTGGAAAGGTTAAGTGAAGCTTTGACAATGTATCGTGCAATGCTATGTGATGGAATAGCACCTAATGATGTTATGATTGTGGACTTGATTTCAGCATGTGGGCGAGCAATGGCATTTGGCGAGGGCTTGCAAATTCACAGTATAATTGTGAAAGCAGGTTTTGattgttatgattttattcaGGCAACGATTATTCATTTCTATGCAGCTTGTGGGAGGATCAATCTTGCTCGTTTGCAGTTTGAATTGGGAATTAAGGACCATATTGCATCTTGGAATGCCCTTGTTGCAGGGTTTATACGTAATGGAATGATTGAAGATGCAAGGCAATTATTCAATAACATGCAGAAAAGAGATGTTTATTCATGGAGTGCCATGATTTCTGGCTATGCACAAAATGAGCAACCTAACATGGCTTTGGAGCTCTTTCATGGAATGGTAGATGCTGGAGTGAAACCTAATGAAATCACAATGGTGAGTGTGTTCTGTGCAATCGCCTCTTTAGGAACATTAAAAGAAGGGAGATGGGCTCATGAATATGTGCTTAACAATTCCATCACTCTTAATGACAACTTAAGCGCAGCAATTATTGACATGTACGCCAAATGTGGCAGCAACAATACTGCCTTAGAAGTATTCTATCATATCCGAGACAGGACAACCTCTGTATCACCGTGGAATGCAATTATATGTGGATTAGCTATGCATGGAGATGCAAATTTGACTCTCAAAATTTATTCTGActtggaaaagagaaatattaaGCTCAATTCAATTACATTCATTGGAGTTCTCAGTACATGTTGCCATGCTGGGTTGGTAGATCTAGGGGAGAGGTACTTCAAGAGCATGAAGAGTGTGTATAATGTAGAACCTGACTTAAAGCACTATGGTTGTATGGTAGATCTCTTGGGCAGGGCTGGTCGATTAGAAGACGCTGAGGAAGTGATCAGGAGCATGCCAATGAAGGCAGATGTTGTTATCTGGGGCACGCTGTTGGCCGCATCTAGAATACATGGAAATGTGGAAGTAGGAGAAAGGGCTGCTAAGAGCTTGGCAGGGTTGCAACCATCTCATGGACCAAGTAGAGTTcttttatctaatatatatgcAGATGCGGGGAGGTGGGAGGATGCCTTTTCAATCAGGAAAGAAATGCGAGATTGTGGAATGAAGAGATTACCTGGGTTCAGTGGCGttgtttaa